Proteins from one Paenibacillus amylolyticus genomic window:
- a CDS encoding aldo/keto reductase, with product MKKNRLGTSELMVSEIGLGCMSLGTEVEHAMGLIHEALDHGVNLLDTADLYDAGRNEEIVGQAIKGRRDQVIVATKVGNRRLPGKEGWSWDPSKAHIKQAVHESLKRLQTDYIDLYQLHGGTLDDPIQETIEAFEELKKEGLIRYYGISSIRPNVIREYVKRASIVSVMNQYSVADRRAEEEVLPLLEQKGISVIARGPVASGVLADSGSAKADKGYLDYTPEQLYTIRQGLGRLVTDERSMAQTAIRYALSHPAVAAVVPGASSRDQLLHNIAASNSPALTAAEIQEIRELSPANLYKQHR from the coding sequence ATGAAGAAAAATCGTCTGGGTACATCCGAACTGATGGTGTCTGAGATTGGGCTGGGATGTATGTCCCTTGGAACCGAAGTGGAACATGCTATGGGCCTGATTCATGAGGCCCTGGATCATGGGGTCAATCTGCTGGATACAGCCGATCTGTACGACGCAGGGCGTAATGAAGAAATTGTAGGGCAAGCTATTAAGGGCCGTCGAGACCAGGTTATTGTGGCGACCAAAGTAGGTAATCGTCGTCTGCCCGGCAAAGAGGGCTGGTCATGGGACCCGTCCAAAGCCCACATTAAGCAGGCTGTGCATGAAAGTCTGAAGCGATTGCAGACCGATTACATCGATCTGTATCAGCTGCATGGCGGGACATTGGATGACCCCATCCAAGAGACGATTGAAGCGTTTGAGGAGCTGAAGAAGGAAGGACTTATCCGATATTACGGAATTTCCTCGATACGTCCCAATGTGATTCGGGAGTATGTTAAGAGGGCATCCATCGTCAGTGTGATGAACCAGTATAGTGTTGCTGACCGCAGAGCGGAAGAAGAAGTGCTGCCTTTACTGGAGCAAAAGGGGATCAGCGTAATTGCCCGTGGGCCCGTAGCTAGCGGTGTGCTTGCCGATTCCGGGTCTGCCAAGGCAGACAAAGGTTATCTGGACTATACACCAGAGCAACTATATACCATTCGGCAAGGGCTAGGTCGTCTTGTTACGGATGAGCGCAGCATGGCTCAGACAGCGATTCGTTACGCATTATCCCATCCTGCCGTAGCAGCTGTTGTTCCAGGTGCCAGTTCGAGAGACCAGTTGCTGCACAATATTGCCGCTTCGAATTCGCCTGCACTCACAGCTGCGGAAATTCAGGAAATACGAGAGCTCAGTCCCGCTAATCTGTATAAGCAGCATCGGTAA